From Sporosarcina sp. Te-1, the proteins below share one genomic window:
- a CDS encoding RNA polymerase sigma factor, translating into MKFVQLVKKAKKGNKKALLQLIMAQQDDYYRLALSYMGNSHDAMDAMEEMIVSLYANMGQLKKEEAFYSWSKTILVNRCKQMLKKQQKVVLIDEWETAPSEVHNPYQQWEQQMDIQGMLATVNEYQKEAIELKYFHDLDYETIASMTNVSIGTVKSRIFQGLKKIRDQYRGETHE; encoded by the coding sequence GTGAAGTTTGTTCAGTTAGTGAAGAAGGCGAAAAAAGGGAACAAAAAAGCGTTGCTGCAGCTTATTATGGCGCAGCAGGATGACTATTATCGACTCGCCCTGTCCTATATGGGAAACTCCCATGATGCCATGGATGCTATGGAGGAGATGATTGTCAGCTTATATGCCAACATGGGCCAGTTGAAAAAAGAAGAGGCTTTCTATAGTTGGAGCAAAACGATTCTAGTGAATCGCTGCAAGCAGATGCTGAAGAAACAGCAAAAAGTAGTATTGATTGATGAATGGGAGACAGCGCCTTCTGAAGTGCACAATCCTTATCAGCAATGGGAACAGCAGATGGATATTCAAGGGATGCTGGCGACAGTGAATGAATATCAAAAAGAAGCGATCGAATTGAAATACTTTCATGACCTGGATTACGAAACAATTGCCAGCATGACGAATGTGTCGATTGGAACAGTGAAGTCGAGGATCTTTCAAGGGTTGAAAAAAATTAGAGACCAGTATAGGGGGGAGACCCATGAATGA
- a CDS encoding S-layer homology domain-containing protein yields MKKNKILSMALAAAILVPGIAIPIQAEAEVVSPFKDVSKNSPYYEIIHEMRDRHIISGYENGEFRPTEVITRKHAAALVNRAVKLPVKKKFVAFKDVSPKNAFYNDIKKLQQAGIFEPDAKGKLNPNQPITRAEMAKVLTIAFDLKVKVDLDFMDVPKTHPSSKYIQALYSNGITTGNYGFYEPDNPVTRAHYAVFLHRLLHMNDPIDPSEPAQRIRGQFANFSADQLENNSTMVAEAMAHMLRQKVTESPSDYLITDVLEDGWREVYPAGHSLGQMAKENIFYLKRFAKKGSTEEAILDKWLQGDFSQVTKDYEDLQIISDPEYGNCAVCDRKYNIRTKRAEEHFVRTIYGEEGLQRHWEQWGTK; encoded by the coding sequence TTGAAGAAAAACAAGATACTGAGCATGGCATTGGCGGCTGCGATTTTGGTCCCTGGCATCGCCATACCTATTCAGGCAGAGGCTGAAGTAGTCAGTCCTTTTAAAGATGTGTCCAAGAACAGCCCATATTACGAAATCATCCATGAAATGCGAGATCGTCATATTATAAGTGGTTATGAAAATGGGGAATTCAGGCCAACGGAAGTCATTACGCGCAAACATGCCGCAGCGCTCGTTAACCGGGCAGTCAAATTGCCTGTGAAGAAGAAGTTTGTAGCATTCAAGGATGTATCCCCGAAGAACGCCTTCTACAATGACATAAAGAAATTGCAGCAAGCGGGAATCTTCGAGCCGGATGCAAAAGGCAAGTTGAATCCAAATCAACCAATTACCCGTGCGGAAATGGCCAAGGTACTGACGATTGCATTTGACCTGAAAGTAAAAGTGGATCTTGATTTTATGGACGTTCCGAAGACTCATCCGTCTAGCAAGTATATTCAGGCGCTTTATTCGAACGGCATCACAACAGGGAATTATGGTTTCTATGAGCCGGATAACCCGGTGACAAGAGCGCATTACGCGGTTTTCTTACATCGTTTATTGCATATGAACGACCCAATCGATCCATCTGAACCAGCGCAACGGATTCGCGGGCAGTTCGCAAATTTTTCAGCAGATCAGCTGGAAAACAACTCCACCATGGTGGCGGAGGCCATGGCGCACATGCTGAGACAAAAAGTGACAGAAAGTCCTTCAGACTATCTCATTACAGATGTGCTGGAGGATGGATGGAGAGAAGTGTATCCGGCTGGCCACTCTCTTGGACAAATGGCGAAGGAAAACATCTTCTACTTAAAACGGTTTGCGAAGAAAGGTTCAACAGAAGAAGCCATATTGGATAAGTGGCTCCAAGGGGATTTCTCGCAAGTAACAAAGGATTATGAGGACCTGCAAATCATCTCCGATCCGGAATACGGCAATTGTGCTGTGTGTGATAGGAAGTACAATATCCGCACTAAGCGTGCGGAAGAGCATTTTGTGCGGACGATTTATGGAGAGGAAGGATTGCAGCGGCACTGGGAACAGTGGGGGACGAAGTGA
- a CDS encoding VOC family protein codes for MKLGAFSISLSVKDIHKSKAFYENLGFQTLGGDITQNWLIMKNENTVIGLFQGMFEKNILTFNPGWNQNAENLDAFTDIRDLQKQLKANGVKLLTEADETGEGPASLTIEDPDGNLILLDQHR; via the coding sequence ATGAAACTGGGTGCTTTTTCCATAAGTCTAAGTGTAAAGGACATTCACAAATCGAAAGCATTTTATGAAAATCTAGGTTTTCAAACCCTAGGGGGAGACATTACACAAAACTGGCTCATCATGAAGAATGAAAACACCGTCATTGGCCTGTTTCAAGGCATGTTTGAAAAGAACATTCTCACGTTCAATCCGGGGTGGAATCAAAATGCTGAAAACCTGGATGCCTTCACGGATATACGTGATCTTCAAAAGCAACTGAAAGCAAATGGAGTCAAGCTGTTGACGGAGGCGGATGAAACGGGCGAAGGTCCTGCAAGTCTGACCATTGAAGACCCAGATGGCAATCTGATTTTGCTTGATCAACATAGATGA
- a CDS encoding GNAT family N-acetyltransferase, translating into MIELRKITGDNIDQVIALEVEENQEDLLATTNLRSFADAHMLNADGIPATPLAIYADEVAVGFLMYIYDTLDHESFENEVFYGKKSYFIWHFMIDKSYQGKGYGKLAFEKMLLDIETMPEGEAEYVTLFYRTTNVIAKTLYTSFGFEDTGIIQDHSMLAIKKLNGSRIESLANRNRSPIASASTE; encoded by the coding sequence ATGATTGAATTACGAAAGATAACTGGGGATAACATAGATCAAGTAATAGCACTTGAAGTGGAAGAAAACCAGGAAGACTTACTAGCAACTACTAACCTCAGAAGCTTTGCAGACGCTCATATGTTGAACGCAGACGGTATACCAGCGACTCCGTTAGCCATTTATGCCGATGAAGTAGCGGTTGGATTTTTGATGTATATATACGATACGTTGGATCATGAATCATTTGAAAATGAAGTTTTTTACGGGAAGAAGAGCTATTTTATTTGGCATTTTATGATTGATAAGAGTTACCAGGGAAAAGGATATGGCAAACTTGCTTTTGAAAAAATGTTGTTGGATATTGAAACTATGCCAGAGGGGGAAGCAGAATATGTAACCCTCTTTTATCGAACAACTAATGTCATAGCTAAAACATTATACACTTCATTTGGTTTCGAAGATACTGGAATCATTCAGGATCATTCGATGTTGGCGATTAAGAAACTAAATGGAAGTAGAATAGAATCTCTCGCCAACAGAAATAGGTCACCTATAGCTTCGGCAAGTACTGAATGA